In a single window of the Vitis vinifera cultivar Pinot Noir 40024 chromosome 6, ASM3070453v1 genome:
- the LOC132253881 gene encoding cationic peroxidase 1-like, whose amino-acid sequence MLLTWVFGILGRQEALALNLVLLALVSMASSGLSSTFYSAKCPKALSTIRTAVNTAVANENRMGASLLRLHFHDCFVNGCDGSILLDDTANFTGEKTAGPNADSVRGFEVIDDIKSRVESVCPGVVTCADILAVAARDSVVALGGPTWTVQLGRRDSTTASISDAETDIPSPALDLDDLISAFSDKGFSAKEMVALSGSHTIGQSRCLVFRDRIYNDDNIDSSFAESLKSNCPDTDGDDNLSALDDTSPVIFDNGYFKNLVDNKGLLHSDQELFNNGSTDSQVSSYASSATSFYKDFTAAMVKMGNISPLTGTKGQIRVNCRKIN is encoded by the exons GCATGGCCTCTTCGGGACTGTCCTCTactttctattcagccaaatgCCCTAAAGCCCTCTCCACCATTAGAACTGCAGTCAATACTGCAGTGGCCAACGAAAACCGCATGGGGGCTTCTTTGCTTCGTCTCCATTTCCACGATTGCTTTGTTAAT GGATGTGATGGATCAATTTTATTAGACGACACAGCAAATTTTACAGGAGAGAAGACAGCAGGGCCAAACGCAGACTCGGTGAGGGGGTTTGAGGTGATAGACGATATTAAATCTCGAGTGGAGAGTGTTTGCCCTGGAGTTGTTACTTGTGCTGACATCCTTGCTGTTGCTGCTCGAGATTCTGTTGTTGCT TTGGGAGGACCTACATGGACAGTTCAGCTAGGAAGAAGAGACTCCACCACAGCCAGTATCAGTGACGCCGAGACCGACATCCCATCTCCGGCACTGGATCTTGATGACCTCATATCTGCATTTTCCGATAAAGGATTCAGTGccaaagagatggtggctctttCTG GATCTCACACTATAGGCCAATCCAGGTGCCTGGTGTTCAGGGACAGGATATACAATGACGACAACATCGATTCTTCTTTTGCAGAATCATTGAAATCCAACTGTCCAGACACAGATGGTGATGACAACCTATCTGCTCTTGATGATACAAGCCCAGTTATTTTCGATAATGGTTATTTCAAGAATCTGGTGGACAACAAGGGCCTACTCCATTCAGACCAAGAGCTCTTCAATAATGGTTCGACGGATTCTCAGGTCTCATCTTATGCCTCCAGCGCTACCAGCTTCTATAAGGATTTCACAGCTGCCATGGTGAAAATGGGTAATATTAGCCCGCTTACAGGAACTAAAGGCCAGATTCGTGTGAATTGCAGGAAGATAAACTGA